A genomic window from Phoenix dactylifera cultivar Barhee BC4 unplaced genomic scaffold, palm_55x_up_171113_PBpolish2nd_filt_p 000472F, whole genome shotgun sequence includes:
- the LOC103723898 gene encoding uncharacterized protein LOC103723898 isoform X1, producing the protein MREEVVSSGTVDPLALARSSSPPPTPAASSAGASSAAAPANIASIDWHVSAHGSKVGPLSCIGPQPLRTSLSTNAGGIALGSSQPSCRPWERGDLLRRLSTFNTSNWFAKPKAASSLACARRGWMNTDMDRIECESCGAQLTFTTLVSWTPSEVNHAGEAFAEQLDAGHKVTCPWRGNCCADSLAQFPPSPPSALIGGYKDRCDGLLQFHSLPVIASSAIETIRLTRSNQIDRLLSQPHTFLSGELGCKADSTPGLEISRDEAFGSHSHAQKLVSLCGWEPRWLPNVQDFEENSAQSARNACCVGPAEDELHHCHFPRLNKNAFSVSAKKDAGKKLKSAKESCRNMRSPLLDCSLCGATVRIWDFCTVLRPTHFGPNADTPDLGKKMALTCGVSAASAINGWVAAEEMEKGQMEGRDEAATTDEGKSLSDAGVDLNLTMAGGLPSIQSGIPAISEHFNDGGMGRDLMIGQPTGSEVGDHAASYESRGPSTRKRCLEKGGSTVDRPQDRIQQADSIEGTVIDRDGDEVDDGTLDSDGPTKRARGFDVFKTYHPSCRIDSSGAGPSRNLCFDIDIDVNRVDSFKEGSDVAVGLPSTRDSARASSVIAMDTIYHSPDEDSMESVENYPGDADAVQFPSPSMQRNLDMNDALDLNYSNQAQQSTCVQPAAGSIAREMGGSSTNEGEEILNAETVTAYARDRFSLGISGGSVCMGASHEAEIHGADFSAHRADSAVGDAEPITENLGQTGESALGPGLMDEFVPEEAGREDPVGDSQEMMFRSVGRADSGSKIYGSTKAGSVESGEKISYTLGQDSSAHPSLSCNAIIYSSYEASKEGVTQTGKASTTDDFALLGSDYVPENGTGTANGENDYEAGAGEFDPIKYHNRYCPWVNGNVAAAGCESDSGSSSSSTLALCGWQLTLDALDTFQSLGHVPNQTMQSESAASLYKDDHATPSQKLLTRCSASKSQGKH; encoded by the exons ATGCGAGAGGAGGTCGTAAGCTCGGGGACGGTGGATCCCCTCGCGCTTGCTAGgtcgtcttctcctcctccgacTCCAGCCGCGAG CTCTGCTGGAGCATCCTCAGCTGCTGCTCCAGCCAATATAGCCAGCATAGATTGGCATGTTAGTGCACATGGTTCCAAAGTAGGTCCTTTGTCCTGTATTGGTCCCCAGCCCCTTCGGACTTCTTTGAGCACAAATGCTGGCGGAATTGCTCTGGGCTCCTCACAACCTTCATGCAGACCATGGGAAAGGGGAGATCTTCTTCGGCGTCTCTCCACATTTAATACTTCAAATTGGTTTGCAAAACCAAAG GCAGCCAGCTCATTGGCTTGCGCCCGAAGAGGTTGGATGAACACTGATATGGACAGAATTGAATGTGAATCATGTGGTGCACAGCTCACATTTACTACACTGGTATCCTggacaccttctgaag TTAATCATGCTGGGGAAGCATTTGCGGAACAGCTTGATGCAGGCCACAAAGTTACTTGTCCTTGGAGAGGAAATTGCTGTGCTGACAGCTTGGCGCAGTTCCCTCCAAGTCCTCCATCGGCACTTATTGGGGGTTATAAAGATCGGTGTGATGGGCTTTTGCAATTTCACTCCCTTCCTGTAATAGCTTCATCTGCAATTGAGACTATAAGGCTCACAAGGAGCAATCAAATTGATCGTCTTCTATCACAACCACATACATTTTTATCTGGGGAATTAGGCTGTAAAGCTGATAGTACGCCAGGATTAGAAATCTCTCGAGATGAAGCCTTTGGTAGCCATTCTCAT GCGCAGAAGCTTGTAAGCTTGTGTGGGTGGGAGCCTAGATGGCTTCCAAATGTTCAAGATTTTGAAGAGAATTCAGCTCAATCTGCTAGAAATGCATGCTGTGTTGGCCCAGCTGAAGATGAACTTCATCATTGTCACTTTCCTCGACTTAATAAGAATGCATTCTCTGTCTCAGCAAAGAAGGATGCTGGAAAGAAGTTGAAGTCTGCTAAAGAATCTTGTCGCAACATGAGGTCTCCATTACTAGATTGCAGCTTATGTGGGGCTACTGTCAGAATCTGGGATTTCTGCACTGTGCTTCGTCCTACACATTTTGGCCCCAATGCCGATACTCCTGATCTGGGCAAAAAAATGGCATTGACATGTGGAGTTAGTGCAGCCAGTGCAATCAATGGATGGGTTGCTGCTGAGGAAATGGAGAAGGGACAAATGGAGGGTcgtgatgaagcagcaacaactGATGAGGGGAAATCACTATCAGATGCTGGTGTGGATTTGAATCTCACGATGGCCGGAGGGTTACCATCCATTCAGTCTGGCATTCCAGCAATATCTGAACATTTTAACGATGGCGGAATGGGGAGAGATCTGATGATTGGGCAGCCTACTGGAAGTGAGGTTGGTGACCATGCAGCTTCATATGAGTCACGGGGTCCAAGCACTAGGAAACGCTGCCTGGAGAAAGGTGGAAGCACAGTTGACAGACCCCAGGACAGGATTCAACAGGCTGACAGTATAGAAGGGACTGTTATTGACCGTGATGGTGATGAAGTTGATGACGGCACACTTGATTCAGATGGCCCCACTAAACGTGCTCGTGGGTTCGATGTCTTTAAAACTTACCATCCATCATGCAGGATAGATTCTTCTGGTGCTGGTCCTAGTCGTAATTTATGCTTTGATATAGATATAGATGTCAATAGAGTTGATTCTTTTAAAGAAGGGAGTGATGTAGCTGTTGGCCTCCCATCCACAAGAGATTCTGCTCGGGCATCCTCTGTTATTGCAATGGATACGATTTATCATAGCCCTGACGAGGATTCTATGGAAAGTGTTGAGAATTATCCTGGAGATGCTGATGCTGTTCAATTTCCCTCTCCAAGCATGCAGAGGAACCTTGACATGAATGATGCATTGGATCTAAATTACAGTAATCAAGCACAGCAAAGCACTTGTGTACAACCTGCTGCTGGAAGTATTGCCAGAGAAATGGGAGGCAGCAGTACAAATGAGGGGGAAGAAATTCTAAATGCAGAAACAGTCACAGCTTATGCTAGGGATAGGTTTAGTTTAGGAATTAGTGGAGGGAGTGTTTGTATGGGTGCGAGTCATGAAGCTGAAATCCATGGAGCTGATTTTTCTGCGCATAGAGCAGATAGTGCTGTTGGTGATGCAGAACCGATCACCGAGAATCTGGGGCAGACTGGTGAATCAGCTCTAGGACCTGGACTAATGGATGAGTTTGTTCCAGAAGAAGCTGGTAGAGAGGATCCTGTTGGTGATAGTCAAGAAATGATGTTTCGATCAGTAGGAAGAGCTGATAGTGGTTCAAAAATTTATGGTTCGACCAAAGCTGGTTCTGTTGAAAGTGGGGAGAAGATTAGCTATACCTTGGGTCAGGATAGCAGTGCTCATCCTTCACTTTCTTGTAATGCAATAATATATTCCAGCTATGAAGCATCCAAAGAGGGGGTAACTCAGACTGGCAAGGCATCTACCACTGATGATTTTGCACTCCTGGGATCAGATTATGTTCCTGAAAATGGGACAG GAACAGCAAATGGAGAAAATGATTATGAAGCAGGGGCTGGTGAATTTGATCCAATTAAGTATCACAACAGATATTGTCCTTGGGTAAATGGAAATGTTGCAGCTGCTGGTTGTGAAAGTGACAGTGGTTCAAGTTCCAGCAGTACTCTAGCTCTTTGTGGTTGGCAGCTTACACTGGATGCCCTGGATACTTTTCAATCCCTTGGGCATGTTCCTAATCAAACAATGCAGTCTGAATCTGCAGCATCTCTGTATAAG
- the LOC103723898 gene encoding uncharacterized protein LOC103723898 isoform X2, which translates to MREEVVSSGTVDPLALARSSSPPPTPAASSAGASSAAAPANIASIDWHVSAHGSKVGPLSCIGPQPLRTSLSTNAGGIALGSSQPSCRPWERGDLLRRLSTFNTSNWFAKPKAASSLACARRGWMNTDMDRIECESCGAQLTFTTLVSWTPSEVNHAGEAFAEQLDAGHKVTCPWRGNCCADSLAQFPPSPPSALIGGYKDRCDGLLQFHSLPVIASSAIETIRLTRSNQIDRLLSQPHTFLSGELGCKADSTPGLEISRDEAFGSHSHAQKLVSLCGWEPRWLPNVQDFEENSAQSARNACCVGPAEDELHHCHFPRLNKNAFSVSAKKDAGKKLKSAKESCRNMRSPLLDCSLCGATVRIWDFCTVLRPTHFGPNADTPDLGKKMALTCGVSAASAINGWVAAEEMEKGQMEGRDEAATTDEGKSLSDAGVDLNLTMAGGLPSIQSGIPAISEHFNDGGMGRDLMIGQPTGSEVGDHAASYESRGPSTRKRCLEKGGSTVDRPQDRIQQADSIEGTVIDRDGDEVDDGTLDSDGPTKRARGFDVFKTYHPSCRIDSSGAGPSRNLCFDIDIDVNRVDSFKEGSDVAVGLPSTRDSARASSVIAMDTIYHSPDEDSMESVENYPGDADAVQFPSPSMQRNLDMNDALDLNYSNQAQQSTCVQPAAGSIAREMGGSSTNEGEEILNAETVTAYARDRFSLGISGGSVCMGASHEAEIHGADFSAHRADSAVGDAEPITENLGQTGESALGPGLMDEFVPEEAGREDPVGDSQEMMFRSVGRADSGSKIYGSTKAGSVESGEKISYTLGQDSSAHPSLSCNAIIYSSYEASKEGVTQTGKASTTDDFALLGSDYVPENGTANGENDYEAGAGEFDPIKYHNRYCPWVNGNVAAAGCESDSGSSSSSTLALCGWQLTLDALDTFQSLGHVPNQTMQSESAASLYKDDHATPSQKLLTRCSASKSQGKH; encoded by the exons ATGCGAGAGGAGGTCGTAAGCTCGGGGACGGTGGATCCCCTCGCGCTTGCTAGgtcgtcttctcctcctccgacTCCAGCCGCGAG CTCTGCTGGAGCATCCTCAGCTGCTGCTCCAGCCAATATAGCCAGCATAGATTGGCATGTTAGTGCACATGGTTCCAAAGTAGGTCCTTTGTCCTGTATTGGTCCCCAGCCCCTTCGGACTTCTTTGAGCACAAATGCTGGCGGAATTGCTCTGGGCTCCTCACAACCTTCATGCAGACCATGGGAAAGGGGAGATCTTCTTCGGCGTCTCTCCACATTTAATACTTCAAATTGGTTTGCAAAACCAAAG GCAGCCAGCTCATTGGCTTGCGCCCGAAGAGGTTGGATGAACACTGATATGGACAGAATTGAATGTGAATCATGTGGTGCACAGCTCACATTTACTACACTGGTATCCTggacaccttctgaag TTAATCATGCTGGGGAAGCATTTGCGGAACAGCTTGATGCAGGCCACAAAGTTACTTGTCCTTGGAGAGGAAATTGCTGTGCTGACAGCTTGGCGCAGTTCCCTCCAAGTCCTCCATCGGCACTTATTGGGGGTTATAAAGATCGGTGTGATGGGCTTTTGCAATTTCACTCCCTTCCTGTAATAGCTTCATCTGCAATTGAGACTATAAGGCTCACAAGGAGCAATCAAATTGATCGTCTTCTATCACAACCACATACATTTTTATCTGGGGAATTAGGCTGTAAAGCTGATAGTACGCCAGGATTAGAAATCTCTCGAGATGAAGCCTTTGGTAGCCATTCTCAT GCGCAGAAGCTTGTAAGCTTGTGTGGGTGGGAGCCTAGATGGCTTCCAAATGTTCAAGATTTTGAAGAGAATTCAGCTCAATCTGCTAGAAATGCATGCTGTGTTGGCCCAGCTGAAGATGAACTTCATCATTGTCACTTTCCTCGACTTAATAAGAATGCATTCTCTGTCTCAGCAAAGAAGGATGCTGGAAAGAAGTTGAAGTCTGCTAAAGAATCTTGTCGCAACATGAGGTCTCCATTACTAGATTGCAGCTTATGTGGGGCTACTGTCAGAATCTGGGATTTCTGCACTGTGCTTCGTCCTACACATTTTGGCCCCAATGCCGATACTCCTGATCTGGGCAAAAAAATGGCATTGACATGTGGAGTTAGTGCAGCCAGTGCAATCAATGGATGGGTTGCTGCTGAGGAAATGGAGAAGGGACAAATGGAGGGTcgtgatgaagcagcaacaactGATGAGGGGAAATCACTATCAGATGCTGGTGTGGATTTGAATCTCACGATGGCCGGAGGGTTACCATCCATTCAGTCTGGCATTCCAGCAATATCTGAACATTTTAACGATGGCGGAATGGGGAGAGATCTGATGATTGGGCAGCCTACTGGAAGTGAGGTTGGTGACCATGCAGCTTCATATGAGTCACGGGGTCCAAGCACTAGGAAACGCTGCCTGGAGAAAGGTGGAAGCACAGTTGACAGACCCCAGGACAGGATTCAACAGGCTGACAGTATAGAAGGGACTGTTATTGACCGTGATGGTGATGAAGTTGATGACGGCACACTTGATTCAGATGGCCCCACTAAACGTGCTCGTGGGTTCGATGTCTTTAAAACTTACCATCCATCATGCAGGATAGATTCTTCTGGTGCTGGTCCTAGTCGTAATTTATGCTTTGATATAGATATAGATGTCAATAGAGTTGATTCTTTTAAAGAAGGGAGTGATGTAGCTGTTGGCCTCCCATCCACAAGAGATTCTGCTCGGGCATCCTCTGTTATTGCAATGGATACGATTTATCATAGCCCTGACGAGGATTCTATGGAAAGTGTTGAGAATTATCCTGGAGATGCTGATGCTGTTCAATTTCCCTCTCCAAGCATGCAGAGGAACCTTGACATGAATGATGCATTGGATCTAAATTACAGTAATCAAGCACAGCAAAGCACTTGTGTACAACCTGCTGCTGGAAGTATTGCCAGAGAAATGGGAGGCAGCAGTACAAATGAGGGGGAAGAAATTCTAAATGCAGAAACAGTCACAGCTTATGCTAGGGATAGGTTTAGTTTAGGAATTAGTGGAGGGAGTGTTTGTATGGGTGCGAGTCATGAAGCTGAAATCCATGGAGCTGATTTTTCTGCGCATAGAGCAGATAGTGCTGTTGGTGATGCAGAACCGATCACCGAGAATCTGGGGCAGACTGGTGAATCAGCTCTAGGACCTGGACTAATGGATGAGTTTGTTCCAGAAGAAGCTGGTAGAGAGGATCCTGTTGGTGATAGTCAAGAAATGATGTTTCGATCAGTAGGAAGAGCTGATAGTGGTTCAAAAATTTATGGTTCGACCAAAGCTGGTTCTGTTGAAAGTGGGGAGAAGATTAGCTATACCTTGGGTCAGGATAGCAGTGCTCATCCTTCACTTTCTTGTAATGCAATAATATATTCCAGCTATGAAGCATCCAAAGAGGGGGTAACTCAGACTGGCAAGGCATCTACCACTGATGATTTTGCACTCCTGGGATCAGATTATGTTCCTGAAAATGGGACAG CAAATGGAGAAAATGATTATGAAGCAGGGGCTGGTGAATTTGATCCAATTAAGTATCACAACAGATATTGTCCTTGGGTAAATGGAAATGTTGCAGCTGCTGGTTGTGAAAGTGACAGTGGTTCAAGTTCCAGCAGTACTCTAGCTCTTTGTGGTTGGCAGCTTACACTGGATGCCCTGGATACTTTTCAATCCCTTGGGCATGTTCCTAATCAAACAATGCAGTCTGAATCTGCAGCATCTCTGTATAAG
- the LOC103723898 gene encoding uncharacterized protein LOC103723898 isoform X3 yields the protein MREEVVSSGTVDPLALARSSSPPPTPAASSAGASSAAAPANIASIDWHVSAHGSKVGPLSCIGPQPLRTSLSTNAGGIALGSSQPSCRPWERGDLLRRLSTFNTSNWFAKPKAASSLACARRGWMNTDMDRIECESCGAQLTFTTLVSWTPSEVNHAGEAFAEQLDAGHKVTCPWRGNCCADSLAQFPPSPPSALIGGYKDRCDGLLQFHSLPVIASSAIETIRLTRSNQIDRLLSQPHTFLSGELGCKADSTPGLEISRDEAFGSHSHAQKLVSLCGWEPRWLPNVQDFEENSAQSARNACCVGPAEDELHHCHFPRLNKNAFSVSAKKDAGKKLKSAKESCRNMRSPLLDCSLCGATVRIWDFCTVLRPTHFGPNADTPDLGKKMALTCGVSAASAINGWVAAEEMEKGQMEGRDEAATTDEGKSLSDAGVDLNLTMAGGLPSIQSGIPAISEHFNDGGMGRDLMIGQPTGSEVGDHAASYESRGPSTRKRCLEKGGSTVDRPQDRIQQADSIEGTVIDRDGDEVDDGTLDSDGPTKRARGFDVFKTYHPSCRIDSSGAGPSRNLCFDIDIDVNRVDSFKEGSDVAVGLPSTRDSARASSVIAMDTIYHSPDEDSMESVENYPGDADAVQFPSPSMQRNLDMNDALDLNYSNQAQQSTCVQPAAGSIAREMGGSSTNEGEEILNAETVTAYARDRFSLGISGGSVCMGASHEAEIHGADFSAHRADSAVGDAEPITENLGQTGESALGPGLMDEFVPEEAGREDPVGDSQEMMFRSVGRADSGSKIYGSTKAGSVESGEKISYTLGQDSSAHPSLSCNAIIYSSYEASKEGVTQTGKASTTDDFALLGSDYVPENGTASSRCSTWINMISKFQHVDIRTNTYMYGHI from the exons ATGCGAGAGGAGGTCGTAAGCTCGGGGACGGTGGATCCCCTCGCGCTTGCTAGgtcgtcttctcctcctccgacTCCAGCCGCGAG CTCTGCTGGAGCATCCTCAGCTGCTGCTCCAGCCAATATAGCCAGCATAGATTGGCATGTTAGTGCACATGGTTCCAAAGTAGGTCCTTTGTCCTGTATTGGTCCCCAGCCCCTTCGGACTTCTTTGAGCACAAATGCTGGCGGAATTGCTCTGGGCTCCTCACAACCTTCATGCAGACCATGGGAAAGGGGAGATCTTCTTCGGCGTCTCTCCACATTTAATACTTCAAATTGGTTTGCAAAACCAAAG GCAGCCAGCTCATTGGCTTGCGCCCGAAGAGGTTGGATGAACACTGATATGGACAGAATTGAATGTGAATCATGTGGTGCACAGCTCACATTTACTACACTGGTATCCTggacaccttctgaag TTAATCATGCTGGGGAAGCATTTGCGGAACAGCTTGATGCAGGCCACAAAGTTACTTGTCCTTGGAGAGGAAATTGCTGTGCTGACAGCTTGGCGCAGTTCCCTCCAAGTCCTCCATCGGCACTTATTGGGGGTTATAAAGATCGGTGTGATGGGCTTTTGCAATTTCACTCCCTTCCTGTAATAGCTTCATCTGCAATTGAGACTATAAGGCTCACAAGGAGCAATCAAATTGATCGTCTTCTATCACAACCACATACATTTTTATCTGGGGAATTAGGCTGTAAAGCTGATAGTACGCCAGGATTAGAAATCTCTCGAGATGAAGCCTTTGGTAGCCATTCTCAT GCGCAGAAGCTTGTAAGCTTGTGTGGGTGGGAGCCTAGATGGCTTCCAAATGTTCAAGATTTTGAAGAGAATTCAGCTCAATCTGCTAGAAATGCATGCTGTGTTGGCCCAGCTGAAGATGAACTTCATCATTGTCACTTTCCTCGACTTAATAAGAATGCATTCTCTGTCTCAGCAAAGAAGGATGCTGGAAAGAAGTTGAAGTCTGCTAAAGAATCTTGTCGCAACATGAGGTCTCCATTACTAGATTGCAGCTTATGTGGGGCTACTGTCAGAATCTGGGATTTCTGCACTGTGCTTCGTCCTACACATTTTGGCCCCAATGCCGATACTCCTGATCTGGGCAAAAAAATGGCATTGACATGTGGAGTTAGTGCAGCCAGTGCAATCAATGGATGGGTTGCTGCTGAGGAAATGGAGAAGGGACAAATGGAGGGTcgtgatgaagcagcaacaactGATGAGGGGAAATCACTATCAGATGCTGGTGTGGATTTGAATCTCACGATGGCCGGAGGGTTACCATCCATTCAGTCTGGCATTCCAGCAATATCTGAACATTTTAACGATGGCGGAATGGGGAGAGATCTGATGATTGGGCAGCCTACTGGAAGTGAGGTTGGTGACCATGCAGCTTCATATGAGTCACGGGGTCCAAGCACTAGGAAACGCTGCCTGGAGAAAGGTGGAAGCACAGTTGACAGACCCCAGGACAGGATTCAACAGGCTGACAGTATAGAAGGGACTGTTATTGACCGTGATGGTGATGAAGTTGATGACGGCACACTTGATTCAGATGGCCCCACTAAACGTGCTCGTGGGTTCGATGTCTTTAAAACTTACCATCCATCATGCAGGATAGATTCTTCTGGTGCTGGTCCTAGTCGTAATTTATGCTTTGATATAGATATAGATGTCAATAGAGTTGATTCTTTTAAAGAAGGGAGTGATGTAGCTGTTGGCCTCCCATCCACAAGAGATTCTGCTCGGGCATCCTCTGTTATTGCAATGGATACGATTTATCATAGCCCTGACGAGGATTCTATGGAAAGTGTTGAGAATTATCCTGGAGATGCTGATGCTGTTCAATTTCCCTCTCCAAGCATGCAGAGGAACCTTGACATGAATGATGCATTGGATCTAAATTACAGTAATCAAGCACAGCAAAGCACTTGTGTACAACCTGCTGCTGGAAGTATTGCCAGAGAAATGGGAGGCAGCAGTACAAATGAGGGGGAAGAAATTCTAAATGCAGAAACAGTCACAGCTTATGCTAGGGATAGGTTTAGTTTAGGAATTAGTGGAGGGAGTGTTTGTATGGGTGCGAGTCATGAAGCTGAAATCCATGGAGCTGATTTTTCTGCGCATAGAGCAGATAGTGCTGTTGGTGATGCAGAACCGATCACCGAGAATCTGGGGCAGACTGGTGAATCAGCTCTAGGACCTGGACTAATGGATGAGTTTGTTCCAGAAGAAGCTGGTAGAGAGGATCCTGTTGGTGATAGTCAAGAAATGATGTTTCGATCAGTAGGAAGAGCTGATAGTGGTTCAAAAATTTATGGTTCGACCAAAGCTGGTTCTGTTGAAAGTGGGGAGAAGATTAGCTATACCTTGGGTCAGGATAGCAGTGCTCATCCTTCACTTTCTTGTAATGCAATAATATATTCCAGCTATGAAGCATCCAAAGAGGGGGTAACTCAGACTGGCAAGGCATCTACCACTGATGATTTTGCACTCCTGGGATCAGATTATGTTCCTGAAAATGGGACAG CAAGTTCCAGATGTTCAACTTGGATCAATATGATAAGCAAGTTCCAGCATGTGGATATCAGGACAAACACGTACATGTATGGGCACATTTAG
- the LOC103723898 gene encoding uncharacterized protein LOC103723898 isoform X4 produces the protein MREEVVSSGTVDPLALARSSSPPPTPAASSAGASSAAAPANIASIDWHVSAHGSKVGPLSCIGPQPLRTSLSTNAGGIALGSSQPSCRPWERGDLLRRLSTFNTSNWFAKPKAASSLACARRGWMNTDMDRIECESCGAQLTFTTLVSWTPSEVNHAGEAFAEQLDAGHKVTCPWRGNCCADSLAQFPPSPPSALIGGYKDRCDGLLQFHSLPVIASSAIETIRLTRSNQIDRLLSQPHTFLSGELGCKADSTPGLEISRDEAFGSHSHAQKLVSLCGWEPRWLPNVQDFEENSAQSARNACCVGPAEDELHHCHFPRLNKNAFSVSAKKDAGKKLKSAKESCRNMRSPLLDCSLCGATVRIWDFCTVLRPTHFGPNADTPDLGKKMALTCGVSAASAINGWVAAEEMEKGQMEGRDEAATTDEGKSLSDAGVDLNLTMAGGLPSIQSGIPAISEHFNDGGMGRDLMIGQPTGSEVGDHAASYESRGPSTRKRCLEKGGSTVDRPQDRIQQADSIEGTVIDRDGDEVDDGTLDSDGPTKRARGFDVFKTYHPSCRIDSSGAGPSRNLCFDIDIDVNRVDSFKEGSDVAVGLPSTRDSARASSVIAMDTIYHSPDEDSMESVENYPGDADAVQFPSPSMQRNLDMNDALDLNYSNQAQQSTCVQPAAGSIAREMGGSSTNEGEEILNAETVTAYARDRFSLGISGGSVCMGASHEAEIHGADFSAHRADSAVGDAEPITENLGQTGESALGPGLMDEFVPEEAGREDPVGDSQEMMFRSVGRADSGSKIYGSTKAGSVESGEKISYTLGQDSSAHPSLSCNAIIYSSYEASKEGVTQTGKASTTDDFALLGSDYVPENGTDVQLGSI, from the exons ATGCGAGAGGAGGTCGTAAGCTCGGGGACGGTGGATCCCCTCGCGCTTGCTAGgtcgtcttctcctcctccgacTCCAGCCGCGAG CTCTGCTGGAGCATCCTCAGCTGCTGCTCCAGCCAATATAGCCAGCATAGATTGGCATGTTAGTGCACATGGTTCCAAAGTAGGTCCTTTGTCCTGTATTGGTCCCCAGCCCCTTCGGACTTCTTTGAGCACAAATGCTGGCGGAATTGCTCTGGGCTCCTCACAACCTTCATGCAGACCATGGGAAAGGGGAGATCTTCTTCGGCGTCTCTCCACATTTAATACTTCAAATTGGTTTGCAAAACCAAAG GCAGCCAGCTCATTGGCTTGCGCCCGAAGAGGTTGGATGAACACTGATATGGACAGAATTGAATGTGAATCATGTGGTGCACAGCTCACATTTACTACACTGGTATCCTggacaccttctgaag TTAATCATGCTGGGGAAGCATTTGCGGAACAGCTTGATGCAGGCCACAAAGTTACTTGTCCTTGGAGAGGAAATTGCTGTGCTGACAGCTTGGCGCAGTTCCCTCCAAGTCCTCCATCGGCACTTATTGGGGGTTATAAAGATCGGTGTGATGGGCTTTTGCAATTTCACTCCCTTCCTGTAATAGCTTCATCTGCAATTGAGACTATAAGGCTCACAAGGAGCAATCAAATTGATCGTCTTCTATCACAACCACATACATTTTTATCTGGGGAATTAGGCTGTAAAGCTGATAGTACGCCAGGATTAGAAATCTCTCGAGATGAAGCCTTTGGTAGCCATTCTCAT GCGCAGAAGCTTGTAAGCTTGTGTGGGTGGGAGCCTAGATGGCTTCCAAATGTTCAAGATTTTGAAGAGAATTCAGCTCAATCTGCTAGAAATGCATGCTGTGTTGGCCCAGCTGAAGATGAACTTCATCATTGTCACTTTCCTCGACTTAATAAGAATGCATTCTCTGTCTCAGCAAAGAAGGATGCTGGAAAGAAGTTGAAGTCTGCTAAAGAATCTTGTCGCAACATGAGGTCTCCATTACTAGATTGCAGCTTATGTGGGGCTACTGTCAGAATCTGGGATTTCTGCACTGTGCTTCGTCCTACACATTTTGGCCCCAATGCCGATACTCCTGATCTGGGCAAAAAAATGGCATTGACATGTGGAGTTAGTGCAGCCAGTGCAATCAATGGATGGGTTGCTGCTGAGGAAATGGAGAAGGGACAAATGGAGGGTcgtgatgaagcagcaacaactGATGAGGGGAAATCACTATCAGATGCTGGTGTGGATTTGAATCTCACGATGGCCGGAGGGTTACCATCCATTCAGTCTGGCATTCCAGCAATATCTGAACATTTTAACGATGGCGGAATGGGGAGAGATCTGATGATTGGGCAGCCTACTGGAAGTGAGGTTGGTGACCATGCAGCTTCATATGAGTCACGGGGTCCAAGCACTAGGAAACGCTGCCTGGAGAAAGGTGGAAGCACAGTTGACAGACCCCAGGACAGGATTCAACAGGCTGACAGTATAGAAGGGACTGTTATTGACCGTGATGGTGATGAAGTTGATGACGGCACACTTGATTCAGATGGCCCCACTAAACGTGCTCGTGGGTTCGATGTCTTTAAAACTTACCATCCATCATGCAGGATAGATTCTTCTGGTGCTGGTCCTAGTCGTAATTTATGCTTTGATATAGATATAGATGTCAATAGAGTTGATTCTTTTAAAGAAGGGAGTGATGTAGCTGTTGGCCTCCCATCCACAAGAGATTCTGCTCGGGCATCCTCTGTTATTGCAATGGATACGATTTATCATAGCCCTGACGAGGATTCTATGGAAAGTGTTGAGAATTATCCTGGAGATGCTGATGCTGTTCAATTTCCCTCTCCAAGCATGCAGAGGAACCTTGACATGAATGATGCATTGGATCTAAATTACAGTAATCAAGCACAGCAAAGCACTTGTGTACAACCTGCTGCTGGAAGTATTGCCAGAGAAATGGGAGGCAGCAGTACAAATGAGGGGGAAGAAATTCTAAATGCAGAAACAGTCACAGCTTATGCTAGGGATAGGTTTAGTTTAGGAATTAGTGGAGGGAGTGTTTGTATGGGTGCGAGTCATGAAGCTGAAATCCATGGAGCTGATTTTTCTGCGCATAGAGCAGATAGTGCTGTTGGTGATGCAGAACCGATCACCGAGAATCTGGGGCAGACTGGTGAATCAGCTCTAGGACCTGGACTAATGGATGAGTTTGTTCCAGAAGAAGCTGGTAGAGAGGATCCTGTTGGTGATAGTCAAGAAATGATGTTTCGATCAGTAGGAAGAGCTGATAGTGGTTCAAAAATTTATGGTTCGACCAAAGCTGGTTCTGTTGAAAGTGGGGAGAAGATTAGCTATACCTTGGGTCAGGATAGCAGTGCTCATCCTTCACTTTCTTGTAATGCAATAATATATTCCAGCTATGAAGCATCCAAAGAGGGGGTAACTCAGACTGGCAAGGCATCTACCACTGATGATTTTGCACTCCTGGGATCAGATTATGTTCCTGAAAATGGGACAG ATGTTCAACTTGGATCAATATGA